The following nucleotide sequence is from Aedes aegypti strain LVP_AGWG chromosome 3, AaegL5.0 Primary Assembly, whole genome shotgun sequence.
cagggcatgttgcaagaatgccggacagcaaccctgcgaagatggtgttcgcttcggatccggttggtacaaaaaggcgtggagcgcagcgagctaggtgggcggatcaagtgcgtatcgatttggcgagcgtggggcagaaccgaggatggagagatgcggccacgaaccgagtattgtggcgtgattttttttatttactaaaTAGTTTATTAgggtggcgtgaaattgttgattcagtgttatctgtctagATGTCAACTTAATAAATGAAATGATGATGGAATAATGTGCAAATGATattgttgaaattaaaaaaatgggttccgattttaacaattgaaaattttgactttgttgccaaaaatgggATCCCACTATAAATTGTTTacatcagtgattcccaaagtgggcgaattcgccccccggggggcgattttcaggtgcaagggggcgaaaatttataaaactgaATTTAGGGGGCGAAAATGTTAGCAAATTATGGTATGACagcaattgaaaaacaataattctcgcatactctgagataacgccctaaaagccattggtagcaacgtgtgtagctcgttgtttctgagcaaatgaaagaataagcatccaaaccaacatcacgggcaggtagataatgatcctttcttctccatagcgttgttaaataacatgaaaatccattcaaatgctcagaaacaacgagctacacacatagttaccaatggcttttagggcgagatcagaagttatgcgagaattaattcaaagtttgtaggAGACACTCCTATTTCAATGAAAGTatctacatctgaaaaaaaaatttatttaactACTAACTATTTCATCTGTTATTGTGTGTACCTCTAAACGCGcttgatttttaattatgatAGAAAAATTTGACGATTTTAATTGAGATCTGAATGGTTTTTGACTAATATAACATTTAATGTATTTTGAAAGAAGAAAATATGTGAGAACTTCTAGcgatattttaaatttatttccaagtttaatgtaatgtttggtagCTTTTTGGCGATCTTTGGACTAGGGCAGATTAAGTTTTTATTGCTTCTCACGCATTTGTTTCACTacacattttgatattttgtttttaaaaataggccTTGGTGTCATAAAAGTGCATGGATCAAAGcctgaaaaataaatttgcGCTGAACGTTATATTTCGGTTAATGGAAAGTTGAAGAATAGTCTGagtttacttattttttttataaattgtattatttttatatttgcgataatttttgcaaatttttacaaatattttcgaaatttatgaattttaaatCAGAACAGACTTTAGATTGGGCTGTTTCCAGAactgcattaaaaaaaatcctaaatgtaTTTCTACAActtaataaacttttaaaagaaGACAAAAAAGCAAAGTGAACTACAATTGTTTCGTTGATCGAACAGTAGCCAAAATAATAGATTTCTTGATACGAAAACAATTGATGTATAATATAGATATTGCACAACTCTTTTATGGATATACAAGTAGAAGACATTCTCTTTGGGGTATTTTAAATGAAGTATTATGATTGACTAGTACACCCTTTAAATTTGACTAATTTCGGTACACTTCGGTACACTTATGATGAGATTTTGATCAATACTCCAACGTAAGTGTACTACTCAATACAAATGATTAAATTTCGTATCAGGGGaacgattccaaaaaatattggtctaaagggggcgaaagtcaaaaaagtttgggaaacactggttTACATGAACCCCAGTCTAAGTAATCATTATGTAAAatagaacccaatctggcattcatCGCAATTGGCTTCCTCAACAATATTGTTTAGTTCAATTTAACAAAAGCACAGATAAGAAAAAGCAatacttttgttcgatgtccgtgtgacatggcacagtgatttatttcatcgatttcacgatcaaaatagaataacttcaaaactatTGGTTCTAgatgtttggtgtcttcgatgaaGTTTCTTGATATTAAAAGGCGCTTCTTTTGGTATTAGGGGTAAGATAATCAATTTACCCacaagtgagataaaaaaaatattttttataaaaattaagtTAGAGATTTcaagtcttcgacaaagttgtagagtatgtaattacaaacaactttgccgaagacgcaaaaTTTCTATATATTCGCGGTAATGAGATATGGAGCATTTTGTCTTCGACACCccttaaaacttgttttttgtacataacttttcaatagaatttttcacatttttcaaatcttctacAAAGTAGTTTGAATCgataaaatacacatttttgctgaacacgaAAACCTTGTATCTCTTATcgttaaaaagttataaacaaatttatgttaaattttagtccactttcaccttaaaaatcTCCATTCTACGCAAAATGACGCAGCTAGTTTCATGGCAACTTCAAGTTCTAACTTTCTACTTTTGCATACAGGTAAtaacttttggaaacaaaaggtttttttcagtgtttttcaCAGATGATATatctaatttaaaattttaagttttaaacCCTCCCTGTTAActacaattttgttgttaagGTACATCGGAGCAAGTAAGAATGCTGGACAATAAAGACCTTGAGACACAACTTCAGTGAAATCAAATTGTCAGGTATATTTTACAAGCTTTATAAAGCTATGATCATATATTTAATACAAACATTTTTTGGTTTCAATACAATGTATAACATGTACCAGTTCTCACTGTTGTACCATTTTCATAACGCAAGGAGAATTGAAGCATTATGCGTTTGTTTGCAATAccgctttaatttttttttttttagtgaaactTTTAGCCCTAGTAAACTAGTTATGTAAGTTGCCGGGTCAGACATTTGGCTGTGTGTAgttattaatttagttttagatTCTCGAAAGTGAATTCTACTACCAAGATTCAAGAAATGGAATTaggaaattttgaatgaaatgtttGCAGGGCCATCTTAGTCTTTGTTAAGTCCACAGCTGCAAAGCGAAGTCATActtaggtgtctgggttcgatttcccgtcgatccatgatttttttgttttagaaataGAGAATCACCGTTCCTGTCACATGTAGGGATGAATCGATTCAAGTAAATGCgaatttttaattcaaatagGTATTGAATGAAATTACTTGAATCGAATGAGTACTTCCTCATGTATGTTTTTGCAAAGGGTGGTGCAGCCTttgaaaaatcttgttttattcACGACAGTTTATCAAGAATTTTGACTCAAAAGTAtgtttattttatgaataaatcatCAATGcgattcttcaaaaatatctatCGCAATCGTTTTAGTTCTAAGTTTCCTTCATAATAAAAACTACTCAAATGATTCGAGTAGGTATCGATACATTCCTTAGGTAAACTTATGACATTGTTGACGGTGTTGATTACTTCAGGTAAATAGCAGAATTTGCGGTGAAAGCTATCCATTCAATACTATGAAAGCACAAAAAATAGTTTGTCCTATCGAAAGGctggctccaaaggcacgtttccCGCTAATTGGTATATTTGTGCCGTTGagaaaattgtgcttattctgtaaATCGGGTGAGATCAGACGAATTGAATGAGGTGACAAAGTTCGGCTTGCACCCATTTGAGATCAGCTCCTCTACCTATTAGATATTTTGTAGGTATCGATACTATTCTATGAcactttttttcatataaaagtatcGATGCCTTGAAGATATTATATTATCCCTAATAcaaaagcaaaaaaataataactttagcATAGAATGCTCTTAGTTAAGAAATGGTGCAAGTGCTCTAaaaacaagctgaaaaataGGCTTTGTAACAGTTTGTAACGAAGTGATTCCAAAAAGAAGAACAATAAACATTCACTAAATTTCAAGAAAGTGTTTATATTGCCCCAATACCTTTTCACCAGTCTTGTTTTCGAACCAATTATAGATCTTGTTTTCTTGACATTTCATACCTAGCATTTACTAAAGCATAattgcaatgatcgatttctttcCTTCGATTTTCTGTTCGGATTAGTACACTTCAGTTCAATCgattttcgtaaaattttaCAATGCAGTCTGATGAAGGACGATGAACTTTccacctaaaaaataatgcgctctagggctaggcattggatatatatagaaagcgttgtgtttggttggacatctaattcttccgaaagaggtgcactttgcgaaaaaggaccacgtgattattgagctgaaatcgaattcaggttaacttctgcttCCATGAGTCCTCTAGTGGCgaaggggtaacgcgccctaactagagatcagggagtcgtgagttcgattcactgagaagacgtgtaactttttcgcaaaacttctcatcaatttgtccatttagtccaattgcaaagtatatgtaatgtttagcttttcggtagttgttaaacttccactcggctggttagccgtaaaccacgattcataattttgaactattgaaattggttgaaaaatggtagagatattgacaaaaatgatttgcgtgcggctcaggtgatcccaaacttttgcacgataagcatcatactgaggggtgaacccaaactttcgcACGataacttgaatgactgtttcattgatattGAGTagtttttacatttttcctccaaaatttcgtaagcgctcttcaaagaatataagattacaatTCTTATgatacattgatttttttatttttatcgatccaattctgaggaaaatgaccatgtttttccagtgtgtttttttgaaaaatgtcacaactttaagtaaaaatttagtatacaaaattcagaaACTGTTTCCGGGAAAATACTAACGAAGTGAGAATAACTCATTGGCTTTCAAATGCGctatagagagtttcaattggacgtgtaatcacagagatgtgGACAAAACAATTGTTCATGTTTTTTAGAGGGTTATCCCAAAcatttgcacgggagtgtatcatctgtgaaaaacactgaaaaaaaccttttgtttccaaaagttaTTACCTGTATGCAAAAGTAGAAAGTTAGAACTTGAAGTTGCCATGAAACTAGCTGCGTCATTTTGCGTAGAATGGAgatttttaaggtgaaagtggactaaaatttaacataaatttgtttataactttttaacgATAAGAGATACAAGGTTTtcgtgttcagcaaaaatgtgtattttatcGATTCAAACTACTTTgtagaagatttgaaaaatgtgaaaaattctattgaaaagttatgtacaaaaaacaagttttaaggGGTGTCGAAGACAAAATGCTCCATATCTCATTACCGCGAATATATAGAAAttttgcgtcttcggcaaagttgtttgtaattacatactctacaactttgtcgaagacttgAAATCTCTAacttaatttttataaaaaatattttttttatctcacttgtGGGTAAATTGATTATCTTACCCCTAATACCAAAAGAAGCGCCTTTTAATATCAAGAAACttcatcgaagacaccaaacatcTAGAACCAatagttttgaagttattctattttgatcgtgaaatcgatgaaataaaTCACTGTGCATGGGAATATTTACGTCGGTACCAAAAGTGGGGTTATGGTActaaaaattgccgcatggatgctaaatgcatgatttgtggaggttcttccCATGCTAAGGACGTATGTCCTGTGAAGATACTAAAAAGTttatatgcgcaaattgcggtcTAACCCGTCTAACTTTTCGGATTGCCTTTCTCGCAAAtgaatcgttgaggctcgtaccagTCATGTGAACGGCAACGTTTTTCATAACCGGAATTCCCCTGGCAAAATCTTCAAACATtccaatttttcagttaacgatcgcgtTATTttcgtgcttattctgcgcggcgtgtgaatagagacgagtcgctctcaccgcgagtgacgtgagacgactaatgttaatcaaatgggagcgagtcgacaattgtcacctcattcgactcgtgtcacctcacacgccgcgcagaataggcacgtTTATTACGgttctcttcttctttctggcgttacgtcccatctGGGACAAACCCTGCTTCTCAAattagtgttcatatgagcacttccacagttattaactgagagctttctttgtcgattgaccatgtttgcatgtgtatatcgtgtggcaggtacgaagatactttatgccctgggaatcgagaaaatttcctttacgaaaagatcctacgGTTCTCTAATAGATCCAATTTGACTGGTAAAGAAGAcgagatattttattttctaacAGCCAATaacacttatttgaaacctggatccaaacttaaaagagatccaaactttttcgtTTGTCATTACGACAAACCGACAGGATGGAGTATGTGGGGGAGTTGGtgtcatcattcataggcgttttttaaatgtttttgaaactttggatgTTTCTGGTGAAACCAAGGGTGAAACActatttggtaaatatactttcatagctgcctatttgttttttcaatgcattggacagcaagttatttttttttaaagacaccaacacgttaatgcttccagtgggcattttgccctttgaaggaagcaccacactagacaacggactagcatgcaacgcccagcggcacagtcggaaaacattcctcacgaaaagttttccgcccggggcgggaatcgaacccgcactccatagcacgatgtggctaaatgcctggtgacactaaccacacggctacgaagcccgcAAACTGAATTgtggaaattgactcgcaataagtcataaCATTTTTTCATTGGTCTTTAACTAATtacattgttgaagcaagaagcaacaataccaaaatgtgaagtaaaattcgaatccgagATTACAGGCGATGCTCTTAAACTCTTTATCCGTCTTAAAAacttgaggagaaggcaatttcaacgcacccGCGATCCTGATATGAACATTATATGGTAGGATCTGtaaaaagaaattgaaaaacggttttctcaattaagcgaagtatgcacttcgaCAGAAAAGTAAtagcctatctcgatgcgtgggaaatttcttgcaagaaatgcaagaatgatcgcagtacgcagttgaaaagaaatgtcaattcagctcactgtagaaaatttcttgaccatttcttgccaccgaagatcgtcctaagcacccggcgTTCGTAAACCCCAAAAGCTTgtaggtcctcctcgagcatagtccacgtttcatgACCACCGAAGGATGTTGTGAATTTACAGATTCACCCTTCTAGTTGCTTGTGGTTGCAACCCTGTTCAGTGagtaaacgaaagaagacgtgaccttttAAAGggttttccctagacggtgtcctagaaggattaccaccgctagctttcgctaacgtgtccaacgaaaaatcgaaggtacGGGTCGacaaggatcgaaaagggatcaatagtagaaaaaacagtgcaccagtatccgctcatgcccctatatccgctcactagtgtaaaaattgatttttcgtgtcaaaaaccaatatttttcgcacggatataTCCTAGCAATATTAACTACATACATTCgaatgaagtcgtctgacattattttcatttgataacatatttctttatattgaaaacacactacctcgtgagcggttattggaacatTATGTATTTTTGagtgttccaataaccgctcgtgccaaaaaataaacaaaattttaaataaatgtcgattttagtatacagccttctttattgcagtagtagctatggttcgaccgtaaaaaaatatcagtataaatgaagaaaatcgaaataatggatttttagtaagttcgtcacgaactcagtttaccgtgagcggaaatagatgcagtaacaaatgtatttaaatatttttttataaaagtttttcaaattctttttattttgccgctgaTTATCTTTACTTGGAGCCGCATAGTGGCATAAAATAGTTTTGATCaacacaatagttattttataataaacatttgaactcataacttcccttaaatgagcggaatctggtgcactgatggtactttGTTTATGTAGCATTAAGAAGTACTATTTTGGTAGCACtggaaagtactgttttattatattatattatttaggtagttttttttattccgagagcagaaataatttgtgtacgcacagcacgaaggtacgatacGCACTGACGTCGACAAttataatgtcgaactattcaaaggttattttcaGTGATGACGAAAAAAGAAAGGTGAAACTATATCAAACAGGAATAAGGATGTCGACACtaatagtgacgaaccatccatagtctgtttaaaaattacataaacgtaGCGTTGCcatgataaaaatgtgttattataAGCATAAACCGAGCTCATCAGTTAGCAATGCATCCCCGACTGAACATGAAGATCTCTTCGCACCCGCACCACGCAAACTAGACACAATAATTGATCTTGATTTCGTCGCTCTCCTCACAGGAGCATGCAACGGAATCGGaagatcacacactactctgTGTAACTTAACAAGAAGAAGGGATGTTTTCTCAACTTATCAAGCAGAAGCCAGTTTACAGTTTACGCGGAATGCAATTTTTTAGAGGGTTTTATTCTCATATATTTTCTGCTCATCGACAAAAATGTACAAGACAGATACGAGCCGTCGGTCGCTTGCATTGACCGAAACGACGCGGCGGCTCTTCAATTCTGTTCACACAAACAAAAAAGCATAAtaaatttaactttcatttcatttgccaACAGTCAATCAATCATCGATTCTCGTTTCCGATCCTACCGATGGAAAAACGACACTACAAAATTAAAAGTAAAACTATATTcactaaataatatttaaactGATATAACAACTTGATTGGCTTACACCTATAATAAAACTTGTTTTCTGTTATTTCTTATACGATTAATTAGCGATCTTATACAATCATACATGGATAAGTTTCTATAACATAGCTCAATCGAAAGTTTCTTCTTATTTTCCCATTAACCGTGGTTTAGATATTATTCTATTTATAGTACGCTTCGCGACGTCATGAACTATTCTAGCTGAGAGTTTTGCTTTATAGATCTTTTGTCCACGTGTTTCATTTTAATCCCCTTTGATTATATCATCACTGATGTTAAGTTTCACCACGATTGTTTATACGTTTTATTCGCATTTGAGACACGCATGCAAGCGGAAAACTTTCGAAGACAATTTCCGATTGAACGTTATTCCGTTCGCTAACCTTTTCCTACGCCGTCGGACAACACTTGCAATATCACTTACCTACTAAAATTTGTTTCTGTTCTGCCGTGTGTTCTGTAGTTGTTGTAGTGTTTCGCCGTTTCTAAATGTATATGTTACACTCGCTTTATAGATTTGTTCTCTTAATCTTTTTTCTTGCAataatttgtgtaaataaatGTTTCAACCTAAATACGCCTGTAAAATGGTGACCTAGAAGCATTTTACTTAATGGATGTTGTTGGTTGATCATGATGCCAAGGAGGGCCCTACACTTTTGCTGTGTTTCGTGTTTCTcattttgatgttttgtttGCACTATGCTACGAACATTTCTTTGCTATGTTTACTGAAAACAATAAAActgtttcaaggaatttcgcATTGAAGAGACCACGAATGTGCGGGAGAATTTAATCTTCCAGGTTGCGGAACGCCTGCTGCAGGTCTTCGTACAGTTGGTCGAAATCGGCCTTGATCTTCGCTTCGCCATCCTTCACTGGGTCCTaaggaagaagaaaaataacgaATTAATCTCAaatgtcagtttttttttcagatggaaTACACCCTGTAAAATATCATCGCATTTTCTGTTACGTACCTTGAACTTCATCGACGACAGCTGGTACAGGATGTTGCCCATCGAGTCACGGATCACGTTCCAGGTGATCTTGTTCTCCGACTGGGCGGTGGTTTCGACGGCGTGGCGAGCCATATCGTAGAATCCGATCATGTTTCGCAGCATACCGACCGTCTTGTAGAACGGACAGAATCGATCGTACGCCGAGTACGAGTTCTGCTGCAGGAAATCATCCTTGAGCAGCTTGGCTACCTCAAGGGTGATCTTATCGGTTTCTGCCAGCGATGCCTTACCGACCAGCTGCACAATTTCGGACAAATCTTCTTCCTCCTGCAGGATCTCCTTAACCTTGGTACGCAGTGGGACAAACTCCTGGAAGTTCTTATCGTAGAAGTCATCAAGGGCGCGCATGTACTTGCTGGTAAAAAGAGAACGATACATAACATCATTTATACGTCCTTTTGAACTATTTATAAGTGACCTTACCTGTAGGAGATCAACCAGTTGATCGAGGGGAAATGCTTACGCTGGGCCAGTTTCTTGTCCAGACCCCAGAACACCTGTACGATACCAAGGGTGGCGGATGTGACGGGATCGGAGAAATCACCACCAGGGGGCGATACGGCACCGACGATGGACACCGAACCTTCACGTTCAGGGTTACCGAGACACTTGACACGACCGGCACGCTCGTAGAAGGAGGCCAAACGTGCACCCAGGTAGGCAGGATAACCGGAATCGGCAGGCATCTCAGCCAGACGACCGGAAATTTCTCGAAGAGCTTCGGCCCAACGAGAGGTCGAGTCAGCCATCATGGATACGTTGTAACCCATATCACGGAAGTACTCGGACAAGGTAATACCGGTGTAGATGGAAGCTTCACGAGCAGCGACAGGCATGTTGGAGGTGTTGGCAACCAGCGCGGTACGCTTCATGATGGACTCCGTAACACCGTCAATCTCAACCGACAGCTCAGGGAAATCACGCAATACTTCAGACATTTCGTTACCACGTTCTCCGCAACCGACGTAGATAATGACATCGGAGTTGGAGTACTTGGACAGGGCCTGCGAGATGACAGTCTTACCGCAACCGAAAGCTCCGGGGATGGCAGTGGTACCACCCTGGACACAAGGGAACAGCGAATCCAACACACGCTGACCAGTCAGCAGAGGATGATTGGCGGGCAACTTCTCAGTCACTGGACGTGGCTGACGCACGGGCCACACCTGCAACATAGACCACTTGTTGATCTCACCGTCGAATTCCGTCTCCAGAATGATGTCGTCGACGGTGTAGTTGCCGGGTGGAGCAATGTAACG
It contains:
- the LOC5571080 gene encoding V-type proton ATPase catalytic subunit A, with translation MSTLKKISDEDRESKFGYVFAVSGPVVTAERMSGSAMYELVRVGYYELVGEIIRLEGDMATIQVYEETSGVTVGDPVLRTGKPLSVELGPGIMGSIFDGIQRPLKDINELTSSIYIPKGVNIPCLSRTQSWGFNPLNVKVGSHITGGDLYGLVHENTLVKHKLLVPPRAKGTVRYIAPPGNYTVDDIILETEFDGEINKWSMLQVWPVRQPRPVTEKLPANHPLLTGQRVLDSLFPCVQGGTTAIPGAFGCGKTVISQALSKYSNSDVIIYVGCGERGNEMSEVLRDFPELSVEIDGVTESIMKRTALVANTSNMPVAAREASIYTGITLSEYFRDMGYNVSMMADSTSRWAEALREISGRLAEMPADSGYPAYLGARLASFYERAGRVKCLGNPEREGSVSIVGAVSPPGGDFSDPVTSATLGIVQVFWGLDKKLAQRKHFPSINWLISYSKYMRALDDFYDKNFQEFVPLRTKVKEILQEEEDLSEIVQLVGKASLAETDKITLEVAKLLKDDFLQQNSYSAYDRFCPFYKTVGMLRNMIGFYDMARHAVETTAQSENKITWNVIRDSMGNILYQLSSMKFKDPVKDGEAKIKADFDQLYEDLQQAFRNLED